The genomic region CCGTCCGATCCTCATCCACGCGATTCTCGAGACCGCCCGCGGCGTCGCCAACGTCGAGGAGATCTGCGGCGCCAGCCCGCGCATGCAGGGCCTCTCCCTCGGCCCCGCCGACCTGGCGGCCGACCGCCGCATGAAGACCACCCGCGTCGGCGGCGGGCACCCGGGCTACCTGGTGCGCCAGGACCCGGTCGACGGCGAGATCAACGGCCCGCGCACGACGTACCAGCAGGACCTGTGGCACTACACGATCGCGCGGATGGTCGACGCGTGCGCGACGCACGGGATCTACCCCTACTACGGCCCGTTCGGCGACATCACCGACGTGGTGGCCTGCGAGGACCAGTTCCGCAACGCCTTCCTGCTCGGCTGCGTCGGCACCTGGAGCCTGCACCCCAAGCAGATCGCGATCGCCAACCGGGTCTTCTCCCCGAGCGTGGAGGACGTCAGGCACGCCCGTCGGGTCGCCAAGGCGATGGGCGACGGCACCGGTGCGGTGATGCTCGACGGGAAGATGGAGGACGACGCCTCGCTCAAGCAGTGCCTGGTGATGGTGGAGCTGGCCGAGCAGCTGGCCGCGGTCGACCCCGAGCTCAAGAAGGCCTATGACGCGATCGAGCTGGAGGACTGAGATGAGCGAGACCGTCTACACCCCGCTGCGCTCGGTGCTCTACATGCCGAGCTCCAACGCGCGGGCCCTGGAGAAGGCCACGTCGATCGCGTGCGACGCGCTGATCCTCGACCTCGAGGACGCCGTCGCCCCCGACGCCAAGGACGCCGCCCGCGAAGCCGCCTGCGCCGCCGTCGCCTCCGGCGCGTACGGCCGGCGCGCGGTCACCATCCGCGTCAACGGCCTCGGCACCGAGTGGCACCAGGCCGACCTCGCGGCCGCAGCGCAGGCGGGCCCGGCGGCGATCGTCGTACCGAAGGTCAACAGCGCCGCCGAGGTCAAGCAGCTGGTCGCCGCGATGGAGCACGCCGGGGCGCCGGAGCACACCAAGCTCTGGGCGATGATCGAGACGCCGGTGGCGATCCTCGACGTGCTCGCGATCGCCCGCGCCTCCGAGCGGCTCACCGCGTTCGTGATCGGCACCAACGACCTGGTCAAGGAGCTGTACGCCGAGCACGTGCCCGGTCGCGCGCCGATCCTGCCCTCGCTGCACACCGCCCTGCTGGCCGCCCGCGCGGCCGGGATCGCGATCCTGGACGGCGTCTACAACGACGTGAAGGACACCGACGGGTTCCTCGCCGAGTGCCGCCAGGGCCGGGAGATGGGCTTCGACGGCAAGACCCTCATCCACCCCGGGCAGGTGGCCGGCGCCAACGAGGCGTTCGCGCCCTCCGCGCAGGCCGTCGAGGACGCCCGCGGGCTGATCCAGGCCTGGGAGGACGGCCAGGGCGCCGGAGTGGTGACCTACCGGGGCCGGATGGTGGAGAACCTGCACGTGGAGTCCGCGCGGCGCACGCTGAGCATCCACGAGGCGATCCTGGCCCTGGGCGACTGACGCCGAAGATCCTCTCGCAAGCCCGACGTTTGCAGATGTGAACGTCCGGTTAACGGGTGGTCATCACCTAAGAGAGGGAGTACGACATGGTTGTCCTCGGACTTATCCTGCTGATCATCGGTCTCGTGACGTCGATGAGCATCCTGACCACGATCGGCGCGATCCTGCTCGTTGTCGGACTGATCCTCAACTTCGTGCCCGTGGGCGGCACGCGCCGCAGGGTCTTCTGACCTCGCACGCAGCCCAGTGAGGAGCCCCGGACCGTGATGGTCCGGGGCTCCTCGCTGTCTTGCGGGCACCGCCCTACTCGGGGGCGGTCGTCGGGGGGCCCTCGTCGGACCCGGCATCAACGCCGGGGCGGTAGACGAGCGGGCCACGCTCGCTGGCGGGAGGCAGGCCGACGTCCGGCGCCTCGCCATAGCTGAAGGTCGCGGCGTACGGCCCCGGCTGCGGGTCGATGCCGCTGAACTCGGCACGCACCAGCCGCAGGTCGCGGTCGACCCACAGGTCATAGGTGGTGGGGACGTCCAGGCCGTCGCCGCCGGCCTCGGAGCCCTGCACCTGCAGGCGGCGTGTCGTCACGCCGTCGGGACCGGTCTCGACACCCAGGTCGGTCAGGATCGGCGAGCCCGGGAGCGAGGCGAACCGGGTCACCGGGTCGAGGACCAGCAGGCCCTGGATCACCAGATCACCGACGGAGCTGTCCTTGTCCGTGCAGCTGTAGGGCCGTGGACTGGGCTGGATCCAGCCCGTCGCATCGTCGCCCCAGGCCTCGACCGCGAGCCCGGTCGCGCGGTTCACGCACACGCGCCCGTCCGCCAGCTGCAGCTGCACGTGCTCCGCGCCCTCCGCCTCCCACGCGAACCGCCGCGCGGCCCGGAAGGGAGAGGCGGACGACGGCGCGAGGTGGACGGTCGTCGCGTACTGACCGCCGGTCACCACCACCCGTACGCCGCCGGCCCGCACCATCTCGCCGAGCAGCGCATCCCGCACGGTGTCCGCGTCGGCATCGAGGGGGCCGGCGCCCAGCACGTTGGCCAGGGTCGCCGGCCCCGAGTCGCCGCCGTCCGGCGCGGAGCCGTCGGCGGTGCACCCGGTTGCGAGCGCGGCGACGAGCACGATCCCGAAGATGCCCGCGCGCCGCCTCACGCCGGCACGGTAGACCGCGATGCCCTCCCCCGGCGTCCCCAAAATTCGTCTCTAGATCCGCCTCGCGACACGACGCTCGACGTTCGGCAGCCGCCGGGGTCCTGCGAGCTGGCGAGACTCAGTGCGGCGTGGGGCGATAGATCAGCTCCTGGGTGCGCCCGTCGAGCGTGCGGCTCTCCAGCAGCTCGAGGTCCGAGTCGCCGGCGCCGCCGAAGACCGGGAGCGTGCCGGTGGTGCCAGTGAGGACCGGAAACACCGTCACCTGCACCCGGTCGACCAGGCCGGCGGCCATCAGCGCCCAGTTCAGCGAGAGGCTGCCGTGCGAGCGCAGCGGCGCGTCGGACTCCTCCTTGAGCCGGGCGACGACGTCGACGGCGTCGCCGCTCGCGAGGGTGGCGTCCGGCCAGTCGAGGGGCCCCTCGAGCGTGGAGGACACCACGGTGGTGGGCAGGTTCGTCATCTCGGTGACCCAGGAGTCACGCACCTCGGAGTCCTCGGAGCCGGTGGACAGCATGCGCACGAAGTCCCGGAACGTCGTGGCGCCGAG from Nocardioides sp. dk884 harbors:
- a CDS encoding dihydrofolate reductase family protein is translated as MSATYTFDVFASLDGYGSYGPGGDWGGYWGKQGPELLERRRSQYAGDQRLVLGATTFRDFVRMLSTGSEDSEVRDSWVTEMTNLPTTVVSSTLEGPLDWPDATLASGDAVDVVARLKEESDAPLRSHGSLSLNWALMAAGLVDRVQVTVFPVLTGTTGTLPVFGGAGDSDLELLESRTLDGRTQELIYRPTPH
- a CDS encoding HpcH/HpaI aldolase/citrate lyase family protein produces the protein MSSTQSPKDFFRPLAVGAPEPLREVPARPSRAIHFFDPSNPKMAAKVPDMVGTVDVLLGNLEDAVKADNKVAAREGLVEIARNTANLGGQSGPTQLWTRINSLDSPWALDDLTTLVPAIGDKLDVIMVPKVQGAEDIHYVDRLLAQLEAKAGLTRPILIHAILETARGVANVEEICGASPRMQGLSLGPADLAADRRMKTTRVGGGHPGYLVRQDPVDGEINGPRTTYQQDLWHYTIARMVDACATHGIYPYYGPFGDITDVVACEDQFRNAFLLGCVGTWSLHPKQIAIANRVFSPSVEDVRHARRVAKAMGDGTGAVMLDGKMEDDASLKQCLVMVELAEQLAAVDPELKKAYDAIELED
- a CDS encoding HpcH/HpaI aldolase/citrate lyase family protein — translated: MSETVYTPLRSVLYMPSSNARALEKATSIACDALILDLEDAVAPDAKDAAREAACAAVASGAYGRRAVTIRVNGLGTEWHQADLAAAAQAGPAAIVVPKVNSAAEVKQLVAAMEHAGAPEHTKLWAMIETPVAILDVLAIARASERLTAFVIGTNDLVKELYAEHVPGRAPILPSLHTALLAARAAGIAILDGVYNDVKDTDGFLAECRQGREMGFDGKTLIHPGQVAGANEAFAPSAQAVEDARGLIQAWEDGQGAGVVTYRGRMVENLHVESARRTLSIHEAILALGD